Proteins from one Megalopta genalis isolate 19385.01 chromosome 1, iyMegGena1_principal, whole genome shotgun sequence genomic window:
- the Bre1 gene encoding E3 ubiquitin-protein ligase Bre1 isoform X1, with the protein MSKRPADSGDSASQPPIKKVQFEPILIGPISTLEEMDMKVLQFQNKKLAQRLEQRHRVEAELRQRIEQLEKRQMQDDAVLNVVNRYWNQLNEDIRVLLQRFDAETADESENKNESEATTSFLMQLSSWDKEELDDKLANRVQVSKRAVSKVVQAFDRLSQRNEKITLALKGEFDGEEAPNIDEVVRRANAEIQMENRNLQAINIQLHEKYHTISLKMSELQDTITGKDTLAAELRNQVDDLQYELNKVRARNDKLEHHLGEAIEKLKAFQQIHGTDEKGSNKPNTLVASSVSQTKLEDLQRELEETRELANNRLQELDKLHQQHRDTLKEVEKLKMDIRQLPESVIVETTEYKCLQSQFSVLYNESMQLKTQLDDARQQLQSSKNAHLRHIEMMESEELMAQKKLRGECIQLEDVLAQLRKEYEMLRIEFEQNLAANEQTGPINREMRHLITSLQNHNQQLKGEVHRYKRKYKEASSEIPRLKKEIEELTAKLGQQTSQESKEGNNSDGSGKEEDASNSLSGSAQIKEESGVSIKRESGEEEVETIEVGEGEGNKGTPDSLTLTSPTLKKEKDIKREKDIKKENIKTEHRDPTHRAKDTKVAESELVRDLKAQLKKAVNEMKEMKLLLDMYKGVGKEQRDKVQLMAAERKTRAELEELRQQIKKIQESKREERKKLADEDAQIKIKKLEEQAYTLQRQVASQKQNCVWLQEEEALLNEMEVTGQAFEDMQDQNSRLIQQLREKDDANFKLMTERIKSNQLHKLAREEKDVLKEQVSTLTTQVEAANVVVRKLEEKERLLQNSLATVEKELALRQQAMEMHKRKAIESAQSAADLKLHLEKYHSQMKEAQQVVAEKTSSLEAEAYKTKRLQEEIAQLRRKVERMKKIELAETLDEVMAEELREYKETLTCPSCKVKRKDAVLTKCFHVFCWDCLRTRYETRQRKCPKCNCAFGANDYHRLYLST; encoded by the exons ATGTCAAAGCGACCTGCAGATAGCGGGGATTCGGCTTCCCAGCCACCCATTAAAAAAGTTCAATTCGAACCTATTCTAATCGGGCCCATATCGACCCTTGAAGAAATGGACATGAAAGTTCTAcagtttcaaaataaaaaactaGCCCAG CGGTTAGAACAGCGCCACAGGGTTGAGGCAGAATTGAGGCAAAGGATTGAGCAATTAGAGAAAAGGCAAATGCAGGATGACGCAGTGCTTAATGTTGTTAATCGATATTGGAATCAATTGAATGAAGACATACGTGTATTACTTCAAAGATTTGATGCAGAAACAGCAGATGAATCCGAAAATAAAA ATGAAAGTGAAGCCACAACATCATTTCTGATGCAACTCTCCTCTTGGGACAAAGAGGAGTTGGATGACAAATTGGCAAATCGTGTCCAAGTTTCTAAACGTGCGGTTTCTAAAGTTGTACAGGCATTTGATCGTCTTTCTCAGAGGAATGAAAAAATTACACTTGCACTCAAGGGAGAATTCGACGGAG AAGAGGCACCTAATATTGATGAAGTGGTTCGTAGAGCAAATGCTGAAATACAAATGGAGAATAGAAATCTGCAAGCAATAAATATACAACTTCACGAAAAATATCATACCATTTCACTAAAG ATGTCAGAACTGCAAGATACTATAACAGGAAAAGATACCCTTGCAGCAGAACTTCGTAACCAAGTAGATGATCTTCAATATGAATTAAATAAAGTGAGGGCACGCAATGACAAATTGGAACACCACCTTGGAGAAGCAATTGAGAAACTAAAAGCGTTTCAACAGATACATGGAACTGATGAGAAGGGTAGCAATAAACCAAACACCCTGGTAGCGTCTAGTGTTTCGCAAACGAAG CTTGAAGACTTGCAGAGAGAGTTAGAAGAAACAAGAGAATTAGCGAATAATAGGTTACAAGAATTGGATAAATTGCATCAACAGCATCGTGATACATTGAAAGAAGTAGAAAAATTAAAGATGGAT ATACGTCAACTTCCAGAGTCTGTAATTGTCGAGACGACAGAGTACAAATGCTTACAGTCCCAATTTTCTGTATTATATAATGAATCAATGCAACTGAAAACACAATTAGACGATGCTCGGCAACAGTTACAATCCAGCAAAAACGCTCATTTACGTCATATTGAAATGATGGAG AGTGAAGAATTAATGGCACAGAAAAAGTTACGAGGAGAATGTATACAACTGGAAGATGTTTTAGCTCAATTGCGAAAAGAATACGAAATGCTGAGAATCGAATTTGAGCAAaacttagcagcaaatgaacAGACTGGACCAATTAACAGAGAAATGAGACATTTGATAACATCTCTGCAGAATCACAATCAGCAATTAAAAGGTGAAGTTCATCGATACAAACGGAAATACAAAGAAGCTTCTTCAGAAATACCAAGG ctaaagaaagaaatagaggAACTGACAGCCAAATTAGGCCAGCAAACGTCTCAAGAAAGTAAGGAAGGTAACAATTCAGATGGTAGCGGAAAGGAAGAAGATGCATCAAATTCCCTTTCAGGATCTGCACAG ATTAAAGAAGAAAGTGGTGTTTCTATTAAGAGAGAATCTGGGGAAGAAGAGGTTGAAACCATTGAAGTTGGAGAAGGTGAAGGAAACAAAGGTACTCCAGATTCTCTGACTTTAACATCTCCGACCCtgaagaaagaaaaagatataaaaCGTGAAAAGGACATCAAGAAGGAGAACATTAAAACCGAACATCGCGATCCGACTCATCGCGCTAAAGACACGAAAGTAGCTGAATCAGAACTTGTCAGAGACCTGAAAGCACAACTTAA GAAAGCCGTGaatgaaatgaaagaaatgaaacTTCTTTTGGACATGTACAAAGGTGTTGGTAAAGAGCAAAGAGATAAAGTGCAATTAATGGCTGCTGAACGGAAAACAAGAGCAGAATTAGAAGAATTGCGTCagcaaataaagaaaattcaa GAAAGTAAACGTGAGGAGCGCAAGAAGCTAGCAGATGAAGATgcacaaataaaaattaaaaaattagaagaacaAGCTTATACTCTTCAGCGTCAAGTGGCTTCTCAGAAACAG AACTGTGTGTGGTTGCAGGAAGAGGAGGCTTTATTGAACGAAATGGAGGTGACCGGtcaagcatttgaagacatGCAAGATCAAAATTCTAGGTTGATACAACAATTACGAGAGAAGGATGACGCGAACTTCAAGCTGATGACGGAAAGAATCAAGAGTAATCAACTGCATAAATTAGCCAGAGAGGAGAAGGATGTTTTAAAAGAGCAAGTTTCGACGTTAACGACGCAAGTCGAAGCAGCCAATGTAGTTGTTCGCAAATTAGAAGAAAAGGAACGTCTCTTGCAAAATTCTTTAGCAACTGTTGAAAAGGAATTAGCTTTGAGACAACAGGCGATGGAAATGCATAAACGGAAAGCTATCGAGAGTGCACAATCTGCGGCTGATTTAAAACTTCATCTtg AAAAATATCATTCTCAGATGAAAGAAGCGCAACAAGTTGTAGCTGAGAAGACCAGTTCCTTAGAAGCGGAAGCGTATAAAACAAAAAGATTACAG GAGGAGATAGCTCAACTAAGGCGTAAAGTTGAGAGGATGAAGAAGATAGAGTTAGCTGAAACTTTGGATGAAGTGATGGCAGAAGAATTGCGCGAATACAAGGAGACTCTTACATGTCCATCGTGTAAAGTAAAACGCAAGGATGCCGTTTTGACGAAATGCTTCCATGTGTTCTGCTGGGATTGTTTGCGTACGCGATATGAAACGCGACAGCGAAAATGTCCGAAATGCAATTGTGCTTTTGGAGCGAACGATTATCATCGTCTATATCTGTCCACATGA
- the Bre1 gene encoding E3 ubiquitin-protein ligase Bre1 isoform X2 — translation MSKRPADSGDSASQPPIKKVQFEPILIGPISTLEEMDMKVLQFQNKKLAQRLEQRHRVEAELRQRIEQLEKRQMQDDAVLNVVNRYWNQLNEDIRVLLQRFDAETADESENKNESEATTSFLMQLSSWDKEELDDKLANRVQVSKRAVSKVVQAFDRLSQRNEKITLALKGEFDGEEAPNIDEVVRRANAEIQMENRNLQAINIQLHEKYHTISLKMSELQDTITGKDTLAAELRNQVDDLQYELNKVRARNDKLEHHLGEAIEKLKAFQQIHGTDEKGSNKPNTLVASSVSQTKLEDLQRELEETRELANNRLQELDKLHQQHRDTLKEVEKLKMDIRQLPESVIVETTEYKCLQSQFSVLYNESMQLKTQLDDARQQLQSSKNAHLRHIEMMESEELMAQKKLRGECIQLEDVLAQLRKEYEMLRIEFEQNLAANEQTGPINREMRHLITSLQNHNQQLKGEVHRYKRKYKEASSEIPRLKKEIEELTAKLGQQTSQESKEGNNSDGSGKEEDASNSLSGSAQIKEESGVSIKRESGEEEVETIEVGEGEGNKGTPDSLTLTSPTLKKEKDIKREKDIKKENIKTEHRDPTHRAKDTKVAESELVRDLKAQLKKAVNEMKEMKLLLDMYKGVGKEQRDKVQLMAAERKTRAELEELRQQIKKIQESKREERKKLADEDAQIKIKKLEEQAYTLQRQVASQKQEEEALLNEMEVTGQAFEDMQDQNSRLIQQLREKDDANFKLMTERIKSNQLHKLAREEKDVLKEQVSTLTTQVEAANVVVRKLEEKERLLQNSLATVEKELALRQQAMEMHKRKAIESAQSAADLKLHLEKYHSQMKEAQQVVAEKTSSLEAEAYKTKRLQEEIAQLRRKVERMKKIELAETLDEVMAEELREYKETLTCPSCKVKRKDAVLTKCFHVFCWDCLRTRYETRQRKCPKCNCAFGANDYHRLYLST, via the exons ATGTCAAAGCGACCTGCAGATAGCGGGGATTCGGCTTCCCAGCCACCCATTAAAAAAGTTCAATTCGAACCTATTCTAATCGGGCCCATATCGACCCTTGAAGAAATGGACATGAAAGTTCTAcagtttcaaaataaaaaactaGCCCAG CGGTTAGAACAGCGCCACAGGGTTGAGGCAGAATTGAGGCAAAGGATTGAGCAATTAGAGAAAAGGCAAATGCAGGATGACGCAGTGCTTAATGTTGTTAATCGATATTGGAATCAATTGAATGAAGACATACGTGTATTACTTCAAAGATTTGATGCAGAAACAGCAGATGAATCCGAAAATAAAA ATGAAAGTGAAGCCACAACATCATTTCTGATGCAACTCTCCTCTTGGGACAAAGAGGAGTTGGATGACAAATTGGCAAATCGTGTCCAAGTTTCTAAACGTGCGGTTTCTAAAGTTGTACAGGCATTTGATCGTCTTTCTCAGAGGAATGAAAAAATTACACTTGCACTCAAGGGAGAATTCGACGGAG AAGAGGCACCTAATATTGATGAAGTGGTTCGTAGAGCAAATGCTGAAATACAAATGGAGAATAGAAATCTGCAAGCAATAAATATACAACTTCACGAAAAATATCATACCATTTCACTAAAG ATGTCAGAACTGCAAGATACTATAACAGGAAAAGATACCCTTGCAGCAGAACTTCGTAACCAAGTAGATGATCTTCAATATGAATTAAATAAAGTGAGGGCACGCAATGACAAATTGGAACACCACCTTGGAGAAGCAATTGAGAAACTAAAAGCGTTTCAACAGATACATGGAACTGATGAGAAGGGTAGCAATAAACCAAACACCCTGGTAGCGTCTAGTGTTTCGCAAACGAAG CTTGAAGACTTGCAGAGAGAGTTAGAAGAAACAAGAGAATTAGCGAATAATAGGTTACAAGAATTGGATAAATTGCATCAACAGCATCGTGATACATTGAAAGAAGTAGAAAAATTAAAGATGGAT ATACGTCAACTTCCAGAGTCTGTAATTGTCGAGACGACAGAGTACAAATGCTTACAGTCCCAATTTTCTGTATTATATAATGAATCAATGCAACTGAAAACACAATTAGACGATGCTCGGCAACAGTTACAATCCAGCAAAAACGCTCATTTACGTCATATTGAAATGATGGAG AGTGAAGAATTAATGGCACAGAAAAAGTTACGAGGAGAATGTATACAACTGGAAGATGTTTTAGCTCAATTGCGAAAAGAATACGAAATGCTGAGAATCGAATTTGAGCAAaacttagcagcaaatgaacAGACTGGACCAATTAACAGAGAAATGAGACATTTGATAACATCTCTGCAGAATCACAATCAGCAATTAAAAGGTGAAGTTCATCGATACAAACGGAAATACAAAGAAGCTTCTTCAGAAATACCAAGG ctaaagaaagaaatagaggAACTGACAGCCAAATTAGGCCAGCAAACGTCTCAAGAAAGTAAGGAAGGTAACAATTCAGATGGTAGCGGAAAGGAAGAAGATGCATCAAATTCCCTTTCAGGATCTGCACAG ATTAAAGAAGAAAGTGGTGTTTCTATTAAGAGAGAATCTGGGGAAGAAGAGGTTGAAACCATTGAAGTTGGAGAAGGTGAAGGAAACAAAGGTACTCCAGATTCTCTGACTTTAACATCTCCGACCCtgaagaaagaaaaagatataaaaCGTGAAAAGGACATCAAGAAGGAGAACATTAAAACCGAACATCGCGATCCGACTCATCGCGCTAAAGACACGAAAGTAGCTGAATCAGAACTTGTCAGAGACCTGAAAGCACAACTTAA GAAAGCCGTGaatgaaatgaaagaaatgaaacTTCTTTTGGACATGTACAAAGGTGTTGGTAAAGAGCAAAGAGATAAAGTGCAATTAATGGCTGCTGAACGGAAAACAAGAGCAGAATTAGAAGAATTGCGTCagcaaataaagaaaattcaa GAAAGTAAACGTGAGGAGCGCAAGAAGCTAGCAGATGAAGATgcacaaataaaaattaaaaaattagaagaacaAGCTTATACTCTTCAGCGTCAAGTGGCTTCTCAGAAACAG GAAGAGGAGGCTTTATTGAACGAAATGGAGGTGACCGGtcaagcatttgaagacatGCAAGATCAAAATTCTAGGTTGATACAACAATTACGAGAGAAGGATGACGCGAACTTCAAGCTGATGACGGAAAGAATCAAGAGTAATCAACTGCATAAATTAGCCAGAGAGGAGAAGGATGTTTTAAAAGAGCAAGTTTCGACGTTAACGACGCAAGTCGAAGCAGCCAATGTAGTTGTTCGCAAATTAGAAGAAAAGGAACGTCTCTTGCAAAATTCTTTAGCAACTGTTGAAAAGGAATTAGCTTTGAGACAACAGGCGATGGAAATGCATAAACGGAAAGCTATCGAGAGTGCACAATCTGCGGCTGATTTAAAACTTCATCTtg AAAAATATCATTCTCAGATGAAAGAAGCGCAACAAGTTGTAGCTGAGAAGACCAGTTCCTTAGAAGCGGAAGCGTATAAAACAAAAAGATTACAG GAGGAGATAGCTCAACTAAGGCGTAAAGTTGAGAGGATGAAGAAGATAGAGTTAGCTGAAACTTTGGATGAAGTGATGGCAGAAGAATTGCGCGAATACAAGGAGACTCTTACATGTCCATCGTGTAAAGTAAAACGCAAGGATGCCGTTTTGACGAAATGCTTCCATGTGTTCTGCTGGGATTGTTTGCGTACGCGATATGAAACGCGACAGCGAAAATGTCCGAAATGCAATTGTGCTTTTGGAGCGAACGATTATCATCGTCTATATCTGTCCACATGA